The segment AGCGGAACCATGATTTCAGGATGAGGATCATAACCTTCTTTCTTTAATTCGATGGCAGCGCCCAAGATGGCTTCAGTTTGCATTTCCGTAATTTCAGGATATGTATTACCTAAGCGGCAACCGCGGTGACCTAACATCGGGTTGTGTTCGCATAAGTTTTCTACGCGCTGACGGATGTATTCAACAGTAACACCCATGGCCTTTGCCATTTCTTCCTGGCCTTTCTGATCGTGAGGAACGAATTCGTGCAAAGGAGGATCGAGCAGACGTACATTTACCGGACAACCATCCATGGCTTTGAAGATGCCTTTGAAGTCTGCTTTCTGGTAAGGCAACAATTTTGCCAATGCCTTGCGGCGGCCTTCTACATCCGGAGCCAGAATCATTTCACGCATGGCAATGATTTTCTGGTTATCGAAGAACATATGTTCAGTACGGCACAAGCCGATACCTACGGCACCAAAGCTGCGTGCCACTTCGGCATCATGCGGTGTATCTGCATTGGTGCGTACTTTCAATCGGGTATATTTGTCGCACAATTTCATCAGTTTGGCGAAATCGCCCGATACTTCTGCTGCCTTGGTCGGAACTTCTCCCTGGTAAACTTCACCCGTGCTTCCGTTTAACGAAATGAAATCGCCCTCTTTCAATAACGTGCCTTCAATTTCAACAGTGCGGGCCTTGTAGTCTACATTGATAGCTCCGGCACCTGATACACAGCATTTACCCATACCGCGGGCAACAACAGCTGCATGCGATGTCATACCTCCACGAGCCGTCAGGATTCCTTCAGCTACTGTCATACCAGCCAAGTCTTCCGGCGAGGTTTCAATACGGACGAGTACGACGCGATGACCGTCGGCACGCCATTTAGCGGCATCTTCAGCGAAGAAAACAATCTGTCCGCAGGCGGCACCTGGAGAAGCAGGCAGACCGCGAGTCAATACTTTTGCCTGGCGCAACGCTTCTTTATCGAATACCGGATGCAGAAGCTCGTCCAGTTTATTCGGTTCGCAGCGCAAAACGGCTGTCTTCTCATCAATCAGACCTTGATCCAGCATCTCCATGGCGATACGTACCATGGCAGCACCCGTGCGTTTACCATTACGTGTTTGCAGGAACCATAATTTACCTTCCTGAACGGTAAATTCCATATCTTGCATGTCGCGATAATGATTCTCGAGTTTTGTCTGGAGTTCATCCAATTCTTTATAGATAGCCGGCATGGCTTCTTCCATGGAAGGATACTTGCTGGCACGTTCTTCTTCTGAAATACCTTGCAGTTTAGCCCAGCGCTGGGAGCCGATCTTTGTAATTTGCTGCGGAGTGCGAATTCCGGCTACTACGTCTTCACCTTGTGCGTTGATCAGATATTCACCATTGAACAGGTCTTCACCCGTAGCTGCATCACGTGAGAAGCAAACACCTGTAGCCGATGTGTCGCCCATATTACCGAATACCATGGCCTGAACATTGACTGCTGTTCCCCATTCAGCAGGAATACCTTCCATTTTGCGGTAGAGAATAGCTCGTTCGTTCATCCATGAATCGAAGACGGCACAGATAGCTCCCCAAAGCTGTTCGTAAGCGTCACTTGGGAAATCTTTTCCCGTCTGTGCTTTCACAGCCTCTTTAAAGCGGGCAACCAGCTCTTTCAAGTCTGCTACTTCCAGTTCATTATCCAGACGTATGCCTTTATTTTTCTTGACGTCTTCGATAATTGCCTCAAACGGATCAATATCCTCTTTGTTGGTCGGCTTCATTCCTAATACGACATCTCCGTACATTTGTACGAAACGGCGGTAAGAATCCCAGGCAAAACGTTCGTTTCCTGTTTTGCGGGCTAAGCCGGCAACTACTTCGTCGTTCAAACCTAAGTTAAGAATTGTGTCCATCATGCCCGGCATGGAAGCGCGCGCTCCCGAACGAACAGAAACCAAAAGCGGATTCTCTACGTCGCCGAATTTAGATTTCATCAAAACTTCTACACCTTTGATAGATTTTTCTACGTCATCTTTTAGCAGTTCAACAACAGCATCTTTCCCTTTTTCAAAGTATTCATTACAAACTTCAGTCGTAATTGTAAAGCCAGGAGGAACAGGAACTCCAATTAAATTCATTTCAGCCAAATTGGCTCCTTTTCCACCTAACAGGTTTCTCATGTCAGCTTTTCCTTCAGCGTGGCCATTACCGAAGGTATAGACTCTTTTTTTCTCCATAAGATAATTAGTTTTAACTTAGATGTTAGTTTTGTTTTTCTTTATAAACAATCGCAAATATAGACTTTTATTAGTTCTTTGATAGTCTTTGTATTATGGTTTTTTTTGTGTGTTTTTAAACTATAATATGGTTTAATTCAGTTTAAATGCTTATATTTGTGTGCGGAAATTTGATAGCGTATCATTTTAGTGGGCTGCAAAGTCCTTTTAGTTGCTCTTTCAGCTGTTGTGCACAAGCATATCCTTCTTCGTATAAATCCTGTAATTTGGCTGTATTCCTTTCCGTACGAGTCACTTGCAAAGGCTTTTCAGGGCGGATGACAAGCACTTTCCCTTCAGCTTCAAGCGAATCAATATAATCGAGCGTCTGGTTGTAGTTCTTGTAGCGCAGCCGTAATTTTTCCTGTATGGCCGGATACTGGTGATAGATGAAAGAGGGCAGGTGAAATTCCTTATCCGGTTTCCTATATCCTTTGTTGCGAGTTAAGACAACGACATTTTGCGTGAAACCGTCTTGGATGGCATGCCGGATGGGAATTGCATCACAGACACCTCCGTCAACCATGGGGATGTCGTCCACGTACGATATCGGGCACATCACAGGCAAAGTACAGGAAGCCTTGCATGCGTCGAGTGTCCGTTTGTAATCCTGTTTTTCTTCAATGTATTCAGCCTGACCGGTCAAGCAATTGCTGGTTACCATGACAAACCGGCCGGGATATTTTTTGTAGGCTTCGAAGTCAAACGGATAATATTTATCCGGGTATTCATAGAAAAGGAAATGGAGGTCGATGTATCCGTTCCCTTTCAACAAATGTTTCAGACCAATGTAGTTATGTTTCTTCAGTAGCTCAATATTACTGAAATAAGAACGTCCGCGCTGTTGGGAAATGTACGAAATGCCATTGCTGGCTCCTGCTGATACTCCGATCACGTAAGGAAACCAGAGCTGATTGTCCATTAAACAGTCCAATACGCCTACCGTAAAGATACCGCGCATGCCTCCTCCTTCAAGGACTAATCCGGTTGCTGTGTCTGTTCTCATATTATATATAGATTAATTCTGCCTGTGTTTATTCTTTGGGGTAAATAAAAGGAGGCGTTTCCTTTTGTTGTTCTATGGGTAAAAATGGAATCGTAGGACGCATTAAATCCAGATACCGGAGATCAACCGGACCTGGAACGACTTCAATGCGTACCCGCGTAACGCCAGCCTTGATAAAATCAAGAGCTTCGGCTGCTGACTGGGACACATCAATGATCCGGCTTTTACGTCGGGGACCGCGATCCATAATCGAGACAATGACACTCTTCATGTTCTTTAGATTCGTTACACGGACAAAGGTACCGAAAGGTAATGTCCGGTGTGCCGCCACATAATCGTCATTGTCGTGAATGTATCCGCTTGCCGCTTTCCGACCATGAAAACGGTTGTGATAATAAGATGCAAGACCTTCTTCCTGTCCATAAGCGGAAATTAAGTTCCCGGTTATGAACAAGCCGAAAAGCAGTAAGCGGAATACGAATTGATGCATCTAATGGAATTTTATTATTTCAGTAATTCTTCCAGTTTTTCTTGTAGCGCTTCTTCACGCAGGTCTTTGGCAATGATGATGCCTTCCGGATCAATCAGGAAGTTGGCCGGAATACCGCGAACAGCATACAACGCCGGAACTTCCGAGTCCCAGTATTTTAAGTCGGATACGTGCGTCCATGTTAAATGGTCGTCGTGGATTCCTTTTATCCATCGTTCTTTATCTTTATCCAGCGAAACCCCTAGGATGGTAAAGTTCTTGTCTTTATATTTCTGGTAAGCGGCTACTACATTCGGATTCTCTTTCCGGCATGGAGGACACCACGATGCCCAGAAATCGAGTAACACATATTTCCCTTTGAAATCGGCCAATGAGATATTTACCCCGGCAGTATCCGGAAGCGTAAAGGCTGGAGCCGGCTGACCAATCTGTACACTTGCCAATGTCGTGATAATCTGATCCAGGTCTTTGACATACGGGCAAGATGCAAGAGTAGGAGATAGCTTGGCCCGTGTAGCTTTTAACTGTTCAAGAGGCAGCTGGTATGTAAAATAGCGATATAGAAAGAATGCAGCCACCGGAGATGCCGGATTTTCACTGACTAATTTGTCGATATCAAAACCTTCTTCCAGTACGTCGTCTTGTTTGTCAAGGAATAACTGGTTGAGGGTCGAATTCTCTATTTTCTCAATTTCGCCATCTTCAGCATCCAACTTAAGCTTCATCTTCTGGTTTTCCAGGAAGAATTGTGCTGGGTAACTCATGTCGTCGGTAGCCAGTCCGTACAATAAGGGCTGCTCAACTTTTCCTTGGAAGGAGAATTTCCCGTTAACAATATCAGCAGTATCT is part of the Parabacteroides sp. AD58 genome and harbors:
- the ppdK gene encoding pyruvate, phosphate dikinase; this translates as MEKKRVYTFGNGHAEGKADMRNLLGGKGANLAEMNLIGVPVPPGFTITTEVCNEYFEKGKDAVVELLKDDVEKSIKGVEVLMKSKFGDVENPLLVSVRSGARASMPGMMDTILNLGLNDEVVAGLARKTGNERFAWDSYRRFVQMYGDVVLGMKPTNKEDIDPFEAIIEDVKKNKGIRLDNELEVADLKELVARFKEAVKAQTGKDFPSDAYEQLWGAICAVFDSWMNERAILYRKMEGIPAEWGTAVNVQAMVFGNMGDTSATGVCFSRDAATGEDLFNGEYLINAQGEDVVAGIRTPQQITKIGSQRWAKLQGISEEERASKYPSMEEAMPAIYKELDELQTKLENHYRDMQDMEFTVQEGKLWFLQTRNGKRTGAAMVRIAMEMLDQGLIDEKTAVLRCEPNKLDELLHPVFDKEALRQAKVLTRGLPASPGAACGQIVFFAEDAAKWRADGHRVVLVRIETSPEDLAGMTVAEGILTARGGMTSHAAVVARGMGKCCVSGAGAINVDYKARTVEIEGTLLKEGDFISLNGSTGEVYQGEVPTKAAEVSGDFAKLMKLCDKYTRLKVRTNADTPHDAEVARSFGAVGIGLCRTEHMFFDNQKIIAMREMILAPDVEGRRKALAKLLPYQKADFKGIFKAMDGCPVNVRLLDPPLHEFVPHDQKGQEEMAKAMGVTVEYIRQRVENLCEHNPMLGHRGCRLGNTYPEITEMQTEAILGAAIELKKEGYDPHPEIMVPLTGILYEFEAQEKVIRATAAALFKKEGIEIPFKVGTMIEIPRAALTANRIASRAEYFSFGTNDLTQMTFGYSRDDIASFLPVYLEKKILKVDPFQVLDQNGVGQLVQMAVEKGRSVRPNLKCGICGEHGGEPSSVKFCHKVGLDYVSCSPFRVPIARLAAAQAAVEE
- a CDS encoding patatin-like phospholipase family protein; its protein translation is MRTDTATGLVLEGGGMRGIFTVGVLDCLMDNQLWFPYVIGVSAGASNGISYISQQRGRSYFSNIELLKKHNYIGLKHLLKGNGYIDLHFLFYEYPDKYYPFDFEAYKKYPGRFVMVTSNCLTGQAEYIEEKQDYKRTLDACKASCTLPVMCPISYVDDIPMVDGGVCDAIPIRHAIQDGFTQNVVVLTRNKGYRKPDKEFHLPSFIYHQYPAIQEKLRLRYKNYNQTLDYIDSLEAEGKVLVIRPEKPLQVTRTERNTAKLQDLYEEGYACAQQLKEQLKGLCSPLK
- a CDS encoding septal ring lytic transglycosylase RlpA family protein, which encodes MHQFVFRLLLFGLFITGNLISAYGQEEGLASYYHNRFHGRKAASGYIHDNDDYVAAHRTLPFGTFVRVTNLKNMKSVIVSIMDRGPRRKSRIIDVSQSAAEALDFIKAGVTRVRIEVVPGPVDLRYLDLMRPTIPFLPIEQQKETPPFIYPKE
- a CDS encoding TlpA disulfide reductase family protein, with the protein product MKKISIAALLASALFMSCQPTPEGYVIEGEVDGMQTGKIYLKSFRNKMFFDVDTADIVNGKFSFQGKVEQPLLYGLATDDMSYPAQFFLENQKMKLKLDAEDGEIEKIENSTLNQLFLDKQDDVLEEGFDIDKLVSENPASPVAAFFLYRYFTYQLPLEQLKATRAKLSPTLASCPYVKDLDQIITTLASVQIGQPAPAFTLPDTAGVNISLADFKGKYVLLDFWASWCPPCRKENPNVVAAYQKYKDKNFTILGVSLDKDKERWIKGIHDDHLTWTHVSDLKYWDSEVPALYAVRGIPANFLIDPEGIIIAKDLREEALQEKLEELLK